The Candidatus Binatus sp. sequence GCGAGATCGTGCATCCGCTTCAGCTTGTCGGCGTCGCCGCGCGCGCGGCCCTTGAACACGTCGGTGGCCGCATACGAAATCGCTGCGATTTCCTCGTCGCGATCCAGCGGCAGTTCACCCATCTGCGCGAAAATCCAGTTGTAGTAAGCGACGTTCGATTCATCCGAATCGAACAGCACGCCGTCAGCGTCGAATATCACCAGATCGATCATCGAGGTGGAATATTGTGCGCGGCGGCGCGGCGCCAGACCAGATGGCAGCGCACTCGAATCGAAAAAGGTCGAACGCTTAACAAATAATTAATGTTGAAGGCTCAGCCGGGCGCGCGCTTGCGATCGATTCGCGCTTCGCGCCGTGCGCGATGCGCTGTTTTTTGCGGAACCGCGACGACTTCGCGCGCCGCGAGATGCTCTCCGCACTCCGAACAGACCATCGTGGGAGCCGTGGTCGCGCCGCAGTTGCGATGCACCAGCGTGAGCGGCGGCCCCGTTTCGTCGCAGAGCCACGTATCGCCCCATCGCATCAGCGCAATCAGCACCGGATAAAGGTCCAAGCCTTTTTCCGTGAGCCGGTACTCGACGCGTCCCTGCTCGCCGTCGGCGCGCGCGCGCTCGAAGATGCCCTTTTCGACGAGGTCGCGCAGCCGCGAACTGAGGATGTTGCGCGCGATTCCGGTCCCCTGCTGAAATTCGTCAAAGCGATGCCGGCCCAGGAACGCCTCGCGCAATATCAGCATCGTCCAGCGCTCGCCGACGACCGATAACGTCCGTGCGACCGAGCATCGCATGTCTTTGACCGCGGCCCATCGCATCGCTTTTCTTTCCTAGATGTCCCTCACTTTGAATTGCGCCGCAAATTCCCGGCATTGCCACGCATAACCATAGTTGCACTTTGAAACTGTCGTTGCCAGCGGTGGGATCTGGGTTAATTGTACTTCTTTGCACTTGAGCCGCGCGATTCGATTCGCGTCACAACTTTGCCCGGCCGATACGCGGCAAGCGCGGTCTTCATCAGCGCCGCGCTGGTTTCGTTCGACGTTGCTCCGCCGATCGCGATCACCGAATCAGGATGCGCGCGATATTCGAGCGCGAGTCCGAGCGTGCCGACCGATCCCGCCATCGCAGCCACACCCGCTGGCGCCGCGCCGCCGATCAGATCGCTCGCTGCCTTCGCGTAACTCGCGTCGCCGGTGATCAGCTCCAATTTCCTCATCGCAAGCGCAGCGGACGCCTGCACCGACGGCATCGGCATGTCATAAAAAACCTGGCGGCCCCCGATCGTCTCGACCACGGGAGCGACCTTGTCGGCGCCTTTTCGATCGACGATCAGATTCAAGATTGGCTCGCGAAAATCCTTCAACACGATGGTGGCGAGCGCGCGCGCCTCACTCAGATATTTTGCTTCGTCGGAGTACTGATAGGCGTTCGCGAGCGCATTCAGCAGATAAACCTGGTCGCTGGCGAGCCCCGACACTCGCGCGCGGCCGCCCGACCACACGTGACGAAAGCTGCCGCCGGATTCGCGAAGATGGCTGAGGATAAAATCCAAATCGTCAAGCGCAATCTGCTTGAGATGCTCGTCGTCGAGCGCGGCCGAGGCGACCAGGTACGCATCACACATCAGCGCGTTCCGATCGGTCATCACGGCCCGATCCACTTGCGGGATTTTGCGCCGCGCTCGCGCCGCAAGCATCGATGCAGTGATCTGGTCGATCATCGCGCGCGCCTGCCCCTCGGAGATTTTCAGGCGAGCGGCCAGTTGCGCCGCATCGACCGCGCGCCGCAGCACGATTCGTCCGTCGGGCGCGCGCGCCGGCTTGTGATCCATCCCGAAGAAAATGATCGCAGCGCGCGCCTCCTCGGGCGGCAGCGCGAGGTTCACTTCGTCGATGGTCCAGGTGTAGTAGCTGCCGTCGTCGCCTTTGAACGAATCGGCGTCCTGATGCGAATAAAATGCATGCGTCTTCGGATCGAGTAGTTCGCGATTCACGTAGCCGGCGATCGATCGCGCCACCCGCGCGAGTTCCTGGTCGCCGCTCGCTTCGTACGCCTCCGCGTATGCTTCCAGCGCCATCGCGTTGTCGTAGCCGAGTTTTTCGAAGTGCGGCACCGCCCAATTCTGGTCGGTCGAGTAGCGATGAAACCCGCCGCCCAGTTGATCGAATACTCCGCCCGCCGCGATCTTGCGCAGCGTGTCGAGCGACATCGCGGTGAACTCCGGATGCCCGTAAAATCCGTGCGCGAGAGCTAGGCGAATCGCCGGGAAATCATAGAAGCGTGGTCCCGAGCCGGCGCCGAACCCGCCGGTTTTGCGATCGTATGAGCGCTGCAGCCCGGCCAGAATCTCAGCTCGCAGCGCATCCAGGCCTGTCTGCGGCGGACGATCCGCCACCGGCTGGACTTTCAGTTTTGCCGCGTTCGCCTCCGCCTGGCGTTCGAGCGCGACGCGATCGTGCGCGTACAAATCGGCGATACGGCGGATCAACGGCAGCATCGACGTATTCTTCCCGCCGCTTCCACCGGGGCCCGCGCCTGGTCGCGGCGGCACGTAGCCCGCGGCGAAAAAGAGCGCGCCGGTCGAAGTCGTGAAGCAGGTTAGCGGCCATCCGCCCGCTCCCGTGAGATGGCTCGCCGCGCTCTGGTAATAGGCGTCGATATCGGGCCGCTCGTCGGTATCGACTTTCACCGGCACGAAGTTGCGGTTCAGTATCGCGGCGATTTCGGGGTCCGAGTACGTGGTCTCGTCCATCACGTGGCACCAATGGCACCAGATCGCGCCGATATCGATCAGCACGGGACGGTTCAGAGAGCGCGCGAGTGCAAACGACGACGCGCTCCACGGCTGCCATCGAATCGGGCTCGCGGCGGCCTGGCGCAAATACATGCTCGACGCCGATTTGAGCGCTCCTGCCGGCAGCGCCGGCTCTTTCGATCGCGCCAAGTTTTCTGCGCGCGCGAGCGGTGCAAATGCGGCGATGCAAACGATCGCGAGTAACGCAAGGACTCTTCGCGTTGACATGAAACGGACGGCGCGGTACCCAAAAAACACAGCCTTGCGGATGCACTTCGACTGAATTGATTTTGGTTTCAGGTTCAAACGATGACTTCCACGACTAACGCCGCCGACCGGCGCTGCGCAGTTCCGCGATGAGCGGTAAATCAGCCACCCGCCGACGTCCGTCGCGTGCGCCGCACGGTCCTGCCAAAGTCATCCGCATCCCAACGCCCAAAGTCGTCAAACGCCGCCGTGCGATCAGGGCTGGTTTCGGCCTTCTCATTCTATCACTGATAGGGGCGATTCTCGCGCGGCTTTATTGGACGCGGACCGCGCCGCCGACGCCCGAAAAAGTCTCGGGCCTTTCCGAACAGGAATCCGAAATTCTGGGCCTGGTGAATGAGGAGCGCGCGCGGGCCGGACAGCAACCGCTGAAATTCTCGCCACGGCTCGCCGTGATCGCGCGCGGCCACAGCTACGACATGGCGATGCGCCATTATCTTGCGCATGAAAGCCCCGAAGGAGTCGCGCCCGCCGATCGAATCGCTGGCGTCGGAATCGGCTACCACGCAGTCGGCGAAAACATCTACATGGACGACTATGGCGATCCGAACGCCGTGCCGACGCACGCGATGCGCCGATGGCTCGGCAGTCCGGCGCATCAGGCGAACCTGCTGTCGGGGAAATTTACCGAAACCGGCGTCGGCATCGCCCACGCGTCGGACGGCAGCACCTACGTCACGCAAGATTTCGTCCGCTGATCGCGACGGCTGCGGGACTCACGATGGATTTCTCCCAACTCGCAGCGCTGGCCGGAGGTCACGCCGAAGCGCGCGCGATTCAGACCGCGCTCAAGCTTGGGCTGTTCGAGAGCGTCGCGCATGGCCGATGCGACGCTGATGCGCTGGCGGCGTCGCTCAAGGCCGATCGGCGCGCGGTCGGAGTGCTGGCCGACGCGCTCACGGCGCTCGATTTGCTCGCGAAAACCGGGAAACAATACGACCTCGCCGATATCGCTCGCCGCTTCCTGATCAAATCTTCGGCTGAATATCTTGGCGACCTGATCTTGTTCGACGAGGCGCTGTTCGAAACGTGGGCGCATCTCGAACAAACCATCCGCACCGGCGCGCCCGCGCGCACGCCGGATATGTTCCAGGTCAAGCCCGATGAGACCGAGCGCTTCATTCGAGCGATGGACAGCCTCACGCGCGCGCGCGGCGACGCAACCTACGTCGCCGAGCGGCTCGATCTCAGCGAGTTTCCGATCATCGCGGACCTGGGCGGCGGTCCGGGAACTTACGTCGCGGCGATGCTGCGGCGATGGCCCCATCTGCGCGCCGCGATTTTCGACCTGCCGGCGACGCTCGAGGTCGCGCGCCAAATCATCGCCGAGCGCGAGCCCGATCTCGCGCCGCGCATCGATCTCATCCCGCTCAACTACCGCAAGGTCGAGTTGCCGGGCCGCTGTAGCGCCATCTTCATGTCGAATATAATTCACAGCGAAGACGAGGCGACCAACGCCGACCTGATGCGCAAATGCTTTCGCGCGCTGAATTCCGGCGGCATCGCAGTCGTCAAAGATCACATCATGAATGAGGAATTGACGGAGCCGAAGGCGGGCGCGATTTTCTCGCTCTACCTGCTGCTCACCACGCGCGGCCGCGATTATTCGTTCAGCGAAGTTTCGGGATGGCTCCGCGGCGCAGGCTTTATCGACATTCGACTGGAGTCGTTGCCGAGTCCGCCGTTCACCTCTTCGATGGTGATCGCGCGCAAACCGTGACTCGTTCGCGCGAATCCGCCGTCGCGCTCGCGGTAATCGCAATCGCAGTCAGCGCGGCGTGCGCCGGATGCGCCGGGTTGTCCCTCATGAGCCTTGCGCCAACGGTCGCGGTCGGCGCCGCGCAGATGGTCGGCGCGCAAGTCGCGATGAAGCAATCGAAGGGCGGCATCATCGGCACCGCCGACGAGGCCGAGCGATGCGACGAACTGCTCCGCACCGCGCCCGGCGTCGAGGAAGTGCGCAAAACGCCCGACGGCCTGATCGAATCGCGGCAGTGGAAAATCGTCGAGCACGAGGGCAATCCAACGTGGATGCTCGTGCGCACCGGCGATTCATCCGGCGACGCATGGCGGCCAAAACCGGGCATCGCGAAACTGAACTTCAAACCGCCCCTCTACCAGATGCTGCCGGCGAAGGAGCCGCAGATTCTCGCGTACGCGCCCGCCGACGTCACGAATCCGTCCGACAGCGAGCAACTCAATTCGATGACGGCGGCGTTCGGCGCCGGGATGGGCACCTTCGAGTGGCGCGAGCGCACCTACAGCTACGTCGTCGTCAAGGAACTGCCGTGCTTCAAACCGGTCAAATGAGATCGGCGCGAAGATGGCGCGCGCGGATTGCGGCCCCGGCAATCGCGATCGCGTTGGCGCTGATCCTTGCACTGGCGAAATTCGTGAACGCGCCGTACGCTCAGTCCATGGACGGAAACGGCAATCACTCGCGGCCTCGTCTCGAGCCGTCGTCGTGGCCCGACAGCGCACTCACGATCGCGAGCCTTGGGCATGCCGCGGTGCTGATGAATTTTTTCGGCACCCGCCTGATCAGTGATCCAAGTTTGTACGATCGCGTCGGCTTGTCGATCGGACCGATCGTGACGATCGGACCCAAGCGGCACGTCGATCCTCCGCTCGCGCCCGCCCAGATTGGCCCGCTCGACCTCATCCTGATCACGCACGCGCACATGGATCATCTCGATCTGCCGTCGCTGAAGTCGTTACCCAGAAGCGCGGTCGTTATCGCGTGCGAGAAATGTGCGCCGCTGATCGCGCCGCTCGGCTTCGCCGATATCCGCGAACTCAAGTGGGGCGAACAGACTACCGTCAACGGTTTGACGATCAGCGCGATGGGCGCGCGGCATTGGGGCAAGCGATGGCCGTGGGGCCAGACCTTCGGCTACAACACTTACGTGCTCGACAAGAATGGGCATCGCGTGATGCTGGGATGCGACAGCGCGGTGACGAACCTGTTCGCCGATATCGCGTCGAATCCGCCCGAGGTCGCGATCTTTTCGATTGGCGCATACAACCCATGGATCTGGAATCACGCCAATCCGGAGCAGGTGTGGTCGATGTTCCAGCAGACGCACGCCCGCTACCTGGTGCCGATTCATTGGGGCACCTTCAGGTTGTCGAACGAGCCGATGGAAGAGCCGCTGCGAAGATTGATCGCGGCGTCCGGCGCGGAACAAAACCGAATCGTACTGCGCGAGATCGGCGGCGCCTGGACCCTGCCCGAATCGGCTGAGGCGCACGATAGGGCCGCCGCCGCTAACGCGCGCTAGTTCTGATTATTCGATCGCATCGGCGATTCGCCGCGCCGCAATATCGCCGTACGCCGAGTCCTTCTCGATACCGATCCATCGCCGCCCGAGCACCTTCGCCGCAACTGCGGTCGTACCCGTGCCGAGAAAACAATCGAGGATTAAATCGTCGGGCCGCGTCCACAGCTTCACGATTCTTGTCAGCAGCGCCGCCGGCTTCTGCGATGGATGCGCGCCGGCACTCCGCTCCGAGCGTGGCGTGCACGGAAACGTCCACAGATTGCGCAACTGCTTGCCGCCGTTGATCGCCTTCGATTCTGCATAATCGAATGTCCACTTCGCCGCGTGCTCGGGCGTGTTGTTGCACGCCCAGATGATGTACTCGGTGCTCTCGGTCGGCAGCCGCCCGGTAATATTCGGCTGCGCGTTCGGCTTGAACCAGGTTATCTGCTGCAGGATTCGGCGCCCGAGCACGTGCTCGAGAATAAATCCGATCACGTAGATATTGTGGAAGCTGCCGAACACCAGGATGTTCCCGTTCGGCCGCACCACGCGAATGACCTCCGCAAGCCAGCGCCGCGTGAAATCGAAGTAGTCGTCGTTGCTGAAGCGATCCCACAGCTCGCTCATCGTGACGTGGGAGCTGAACGCCCACTTGAGGCCCTTGCGGCGGCTCATGTTGTACGGCGGGTCCGTGATGCACGCGTCGAAGATACCGTCGGGCCAATCGCGCATCACCTCGACGCAATCGCCGGAATAGATCACACCCGGCGCGGGCATCGAGGTCGCGGCAGCTTGGTCTCGCGCTATCGAGGACGCAACGTTCGCGCGGCGGGACCGGCGCTCAGACACGCTTGCGCTTCTTCGAGAGATAATCGACCAGCAGGTATTCGCCGAGATGATCGGGACGCGTGAACAGCGCACGCCCGCGATTGATTCGCGTCATCTTATCGACGAACGCGCGCAGGCTCGGCGAGTCGTCGAGCATGAAGGTGTTGATCGTGATGCCCCTGCGGGTGATGCGCTCGACTTCCTTCAGCGTTTCCTGCGCCGCCCGCATGCTGATTCCGCCGAACGACAGCGGCCATTCGCAGTAGAGCCGCTTGTTGAGGAAGTAGGCCGTCGGCTGTCCGTCGGTGATCACGATGATGTGCTGATTGCGCGAGGGATGCCGCGCCAGCAGATCGGATGCGAGCCGCAGTCCGTCCTGCAGATTCGTGAACGGATCGCCCATGTTCCACGAGGCCTCGGGCAAATCCTTCAGCTTGAGTT is a genomic window containing:
- a CDS encoding helix-turn-helix domain-containing protein encodes the protein MRWAAVKDMRCSVARTLSVVGERWTMLILREAFLGRHRFDEFQQGTGIARNILSSRLRDLVEKGIFERARADGEQGRVEYRLTEKGLDLYPVLIALMRWGDTWLCDETGPPLTLVHRNCGATTAPTMVCSECGEHLAAREVVAVPQKTAHRARREARIDRKRAPG
- a CDS encoding thioredoxin domain-containing protein, with protein sequence MARSKEPALPAGALKSASSMYLRQAAASPIRWQPWSASSFALARSLNRPVLIDIGAIWCHWCHVMDETTYSDPEIAAILNRNFVPVKVDTDERPDIDAYYQSAASHLTGAGGWPLTCFTTSTGALFFAAGYVPPRPGAGPGGSGGKNTSMLPLIRRIADLYAHDRVALERQAEANAAKLKVQPVADRPPQTGLDALRAEILAGLQRSYDRKTGGFGAGSGPRFYDFPAIRLALAHGFYGHPEFTAMSLDTLRKIAAGGVFDQLGGGFHRYSTDQNWAVPHFEKLGYDNAMALEAYAEAYEASGDQELARVARSIAGYVNRELLDPKTHAFYSHQDADSFKGDDGSYYTWTIDEVNLALPPEEARAAIIFFGMDHKPARAPDGRIVLRRAVDAAQLAARLKISEGQARAMIDQITASMLAARARRKIPQVDRAVMTDRNALMCDAYLVASAALDDEHLKQIALDDLDFILSHLRESGGSFRHVWSGGRARVSGLASDQVYLLNALANAYQYSDEAKYLSEARALATIVLKDFREPILNLIVDRKGADKVAPVVETIGGRQVFYDMPMPSVQASAALAMRKLELITGDASYAKAASDLIGGAAPAGVAAMAGSVGTLGLALEYRAHPDSVIAIGGATSNETSAALMKTALAAYRPGKVVTRIESRGSSAKKYN
- a CDS encoding CAP domain-containing protein; translated protein: MSGKSATRRRPSRAPHGPAKVIRIPTPKVVKRRRAIRAGFGLLILSLIGAILARLYWTRTAPPTPEKVSGLSEQESEILGLVNEERARAGQQPLKFSPRLAVIARGHSYDMAMRHYLAHESPEGVAPADRIAGVGIGYHAVGENIYMDDYGDPNAVPTHAMRRWLGSPAHQANLLSGKFTETGVGIAHASDGSTYVTQDFVR
- a CDS encoding methyltransferase; translation: MDFSQLAALAGGHAEARAIQTALKLGLFESVAHGRCDADALAASLKADRRAVGVLADALTALDLLAKTGKQYDLADIARRFLIKSSAEYLGDLILFDEALFETWAHLEQTIRTGAPARTPDMFQVKPDETERFIRAMDSLTRARGDATYVAERLDLSEFPIIADLGGGPGTYVAAMLRRWPHLRAAIFDLPATLEVARQIIAEREPDLAPRIDLIPLNYRKVELPGRCSAIFMSNIIHSEDEATNADLMRKCFRALNSGGIAVVKDHIMNEELTEPKAGAIFSLYLLLTTRGRDYSFSEVSGWLRGAGFIDIRLESLPSPPFTSSMVIARKP
- a CDS encoding MBL fold metallo-hydrolase, yielding MRSARRWRARIAAPAIAIALALILALAKFVNAPYAQSMDGNGNHSRPRLEPSSWPDSALTIASLGHAAVLMNFFGTRLISDPSLYDRVGLSIGPIVTIGPKRHVDPPLAPAQIGPLDLILITHAHMDHLDLPSLKSLPRSAVVIACEKCAPLIAPLGFADIRELKWGEQTTVNGLTISAMGARHWGKRWPWGQTFGYNTYVLDKNGHRVMLGCDSAVTNLFADIASNPPEVAIFSIGAYNPWIWNHANPEQVWSMFQQTHARYLVPIHWGTFRLSNEPMEEPLRRLIAASGAEQNRIVLREIGGAWTLPESAEAHDRAAAANAR
- a CDS encoding site-specific DNA-methyltransferase; this translates as MPAPGVIYSGDCVEVMRDWPDGIFDACITDPPYNMSRRKGLKWAFSSHVTMSELWDRFSNDDYFDFTRRWLAEVIRVVRPNGNILVFGSFHNIYVIGFILEHVLGRRILQQITWFKPNAQPNITGRLPTESTEYIIWACNNTPEHAAKWTFDYAESKAINGGKQLRNLWTFPCTPRSERSAGAHPSQKPAALLTRIVKLWTRPDDLILDCFLGTGTTAVAAKVLGRRWIGIEKDSAYGDIAARRIADAIE